From a region of the Dermatophagoides farinae isolate YC_2012a chromosome 3, ASM2471394v1, whole genome shotgun sequence genome:
- the LOC124494668 gene encoding sphingomyelin phosphodiesterase isoform X2 — protein sequence MLPLKKSLVMLSILVSLIIIIDYNVQGMIVPGHDNSVNGWTLSNVTTTNSLKEYNTAMRGKASWLTCQVCSAAVGLIRLYPSLSTVQTIFINVCSLGYEEYRVCEGLSQLFGEELIYILIHSTLSHSEVCGLVIGTSCMPNSARYPYSDKWKLPLLPLSNDVTNVLLDLEHRQKWREENALQVEQNVSTILHLSDLHLDIYYQPNAPAACSEPLCCRATSTANKRSHAAGMWGSMDNCDSVLRTIENLLATISQHHSDQYRYLLLTGDYIPHDIWNTTKDEIVHTTRTFNALIKKHVPSDKIIIPVIGNHESHPVDQFCPEDLNRQFSSQWLYEELLQQWKQWIPSEYHETFRQFGYYAVVDGKARFIVMNMNYCARLNFWNVLRYLDMGDMLHWIQRELQNATLAGQYVYLVGHIAPDEDECFTHWVVTYRNIIETYKNIIRGQFFGHTHLDEIRIYYSNQPNDPEPIGVAYLAPSVTTYLNVMPSFRFYSTDPENGQLIDHMTYYLNLTKANMDDKQFKPFEKYEPIWDFEYNARDSYNMTSLSPKSWHQFIEQVLVNPIYLRRYYQHYGRYNHDQTDTKSISSMINVIDKVFVRV from the exons ATGTTACCATTGAAGAAAAGTTTGGTCATGTTATCGATTCTTGTGtcattaataatcataattgattataatgttCAAGGTATGATTGTACCTGGTCATGATAATTCGGTCAATGGATGGACGTTGAGTAATGtaacgacaacaaattcaCTAAAA GAATACAATACAGCAATGAGAGGTAAAGCATCATGGCTTACATGTCAAGTTTGTTCAGCTGCTGTTGGATTGATACGTTTATATCCAAGTCTTTCGACCGTACAGACAATAtttatcaatgtttgttCGTTAGGCTACGAAGAATATCGAGTTTGTGAAGGTCTAAGCCAATTGTTTGGTGAAGAATTAATCTACATTTTAATacattcaacattatcaCATTCAGAAGTTTGCGGTCTTGTTATTGGTACAAGTTGTATGCCAAATAGTGCACGATATCCATATAGTGATAAATGGAAATTACCACTTTTACCATTGTCCAATGATGTTACCAATGTTCTTCTAG ATCTCGAACATCGACAAAAGTGGCGAGAAGAAAATGCATTGCAAGTTGAGCAAAATGTATCCACAATTCTTCATTTGTCCGATCTACATTTGgatatttattatcaaccGAATGCACCAGCTGCATGTAGTGAACCATTATGTTGTCGCGCAACAAGCACGGCCAATAAACGAAGCCATGCCGCTGGTATGTGGGGCAGTATGGACAATTGTGATTCAGTACTTCGAACTATTGAAAATCTTCTGGCAACAATCTCACAACATCATTCGGATCAATATCGTTATCTATTGTTGACCGGTGATTACATACCACATGATATTTGGAATACAACCAAAGATGAAATTGTCCATACAACACGAACATTCAATGCATTGATCAAGAAACATGTTCCCAgtgataaaattatcatacCCGTGATTGGTAATCATGAATCACATCCAGTGGATCAATTTTGTCCAGAAGATCTGAACAGACAATTTTCAAGTCAATGGCTTTATGAAGAATTATTACAACAATGGAAACAATGGATACCATCCGAATATCATGAAACATTTCGCCAATTTGGTTATTATGCTGTAGTCGACGGCAAGGCACGTTTCATTgttatgaatatgaattattGTGCTCGACTCAATTTTTGGAATGTATTGCGCTATCTGGATATGGGTGATATGTTACATTGGATACAACGAGAATTGCAGAATGCCACATTAGCCGGTCAATACGTATATCTTGTTGGTCACATTGCACCGGATGAAGATGAATGTTTCACACATTGGGTTGTCACATATCGCAATATCATTGAAACATATAAGAATATCATTCGTGGACAATTTTTCGGCCACACACATCTAGATGAAATAcgtatttattattcaaatcaaccAAATGATCCAGAGCCTATTGGGGTTGCCTATCTAGCGCCAAGTGTAACTACTTATCTAAATGTAATGCCATCATTCCGTTTCTATTCAACGGACCCTGAAAATGGTCAACTCATCGATCATATGACATATTATCTGAATCTAACCAAAGCAAACATGGACGATAAACAATTCAAACCATTCGAAAAATATGAACCAATTTGGgattttgaatataatgCACGTGACTCATATAATATGACATCATTGTCGCCAAAATCATGGCACCAATTTATTGAACAAGTTTTAGTGAATCCTATTTATCTACGGCgatattatcaacattatgGCCGttataatcatgatcaaacggatacaaaatcaatttcatcaatgattaatgTGATCGATAAAGTTTTTGTTCGTGTTTAA
- the LOC124494668 gene encoding sphingomyelin phosphodiesterase 1 isoform X1, giving the protein MLPLKKSLVMLSILVSLIIIIDYNVQGMIVPGHDNSVNGWTLSNVTTTNSLKVSHSHSPLHDHTLFSTIHMLRFLNPKLLVKEYNTAMRGKASWLTCQVCSAAVGLIRLYPSLSTVQTIFINVCSLGYEEYRVCEGLSQLFGEELIYILIHSTLSHSEVCGLVIGTSCMPNSARYPYSDKWKLPLLPLSNDVTNVLLDLEHRQKWREENALQVEQNVSTILHLSDLHLDIYYQPNAPAACSEPLCCRATSTANKRSHAAGMWGSMDNCDSVLRTIENLLATISQHHSDQYRYLLLTGDYIPHDIWNTTKDEIVHTTRTFNALIKKHVPSDKIIIPVIGNHESHPVDQFCPEDLNRQFSSQWLYEELLQQWKQWIPSEYHETFRQFGYYAVVDGKARFIVMNMNYCARLNFWNVLRYLDMGDMLHWIQRELQNATLAGQYVYLVGHIAPDEDECFTHWVVTYRNIIETYKNIIRGQFFGHTHLDEIRIYYSNQPNDPEPIGVAYLAPSVTTYLNVMPSFRFYSTDPENGQLIDHMTYYLNLTKANMDDKQFKPFEKYEPIWDFEYNARDSYNMTSLSPKSWHQFIEQVLVNPIYLRRYYQHYGRYNHDQTDTKSISSMINVIDKVFVRV; this is encoded by the exons ATGTTACCATTGAAGAAAAGTTTGGTCATGTTATCGATTCTTGTGtcattaataatcataattgattataatgttCAAGGTATGATTGTACCTGGTCATGATAATTCGGTCAATGGATGGACGTTGAGTAATGtaacgacaacaaattcaCTAAAAGTGAGTCATTCACACTCTCCTTTACATGATCATACGCTTTTCAGTACCATTCATATGTTGCGCTTTTTAAATCCAAAATTATTAGTTAAA GAATACAATACAGCAATGAGAGGTAAAGCATCATGGCTTACATGTCAAGTTTGTTCAGCTGCTGTTGGATTGATACGTTTATATCCAAGTCTTTCGACCGTACAGACAATAtttatcaatgtttgttCGTTAGGCTACGAAGAATATCGAGTTTGTGAAGGTCTAAGCCAATTGTTTGGTGAAGAATTAATCTACATTTTAATacattcaacattatcaCATTCAGAAGTTTGCGGTCTTGTTATTGGTACAAGTTGTATGCCAAATAGTGCACGATATCCATATAGTGATAAATGGAAATTACCACTTTTACCATTGTCCAATGATGTTACCAATGTTCTTCTAG ATCTCGAACATCGACAAAAGTGGCGAGAAGAAAATGCATTGCAAGTTGAGCAAAATGTATCCACAATTCTTCATTTGTCCGATCTACATTTGgatatttattatcaaccGAATGCACCAGCTGCATGTAGTGAACCATTATGTTGTCGCGCAACAAGCACGGCCAATAAACGAAGCCATGCCGCTGGTATGTGGGGCAGTATGGACAATTGTGATTCAGTACTTCGAACTATTGAAAATCTTCTGGCAACAATCTCACAACATCATTCGGATCAATATCGTTATCTATTGTTGACCGGTGATTACATACCACATGATATTTGGAATACAACCAAAGATGAAATTGTCCATACAACACGAACATTCAATGCATTGATCAAGAAACATGTTCCCAgtgataaaattatcatacCCGTGATTGGTAATCATGAATCACATCCAGTGGATCAATTTTGTCCAGAAGATCTGAACAGACAATTTTCAAGTCAATGGCTTTATGAAGAATTATTACAACAATGGAAACAATGGATACCATCCGAATATCATGAAACATTTCGCCAATTTGGTTATTATGCTGTAGTCGACGGCAAGGCACGTTTCATTgttatgaatatgaattattGTGCTCGACTCAATTTTTGGAATGTATTGCGCTATCTGGATATGGGTGATATGTTACATTGGATACAACGAGAATTGCAGAATGCCACATTAGCCGGTCAATACGTATATCTTGTTGGTCACATTGCACCGGATGAAGATGAATGTTTCACACATTGGGTTGTCACATATCGCAATATCATTGAAACATATAAGAATATCATTCGTGGACAATTTTTCGGCCACACACATCTAGATGAAATAcgtatttattattcaaatcaaccAAATGATCCAGAGCCTATTGGGGTTGCCTATCTAGCGCCAAGTGTAACTACTTATCTAAATGTAATGCCATCATTCCGTTTCTATTCAACGGACCCTGAAAATGGTCAACTCATCGATCATATGACATATTATCTGAATCTAACCAAAGCAAACATGGACGATAAACAATTCAAACCATTCGAAAAATATGAACCAATTTGGgattttgaatataatgCACGTGACTCATATAATATGACATCATTGTCGCCAAAATCATGGCACCAATTTATTGAACAAGTTTTAGTGAATCCTATTTATCTACGGCgatattatcaacattatgGCCGttataatcatgatcaaacggatacaaaatcaatttcatcaatgattaatgTGATCGATAAAGTTTTTGTTCGTGTTTAA